The DNA sequence TTGCTATGGGCATAGCAGGAACAGAGGTACTGGTTATATTGCATTGATTCATGGATGACAATAATACATAGATTATGATTCTAGATTGGGAATTTGGTCAAAATAACCTATCTAGTTATCTTTATATCTTAATCTTAGGTTCCATGATTCAAATAGTTTGCCTTCACGGTCTcacaaaaaaataatataaaaaatacTCATCTCTGCTACTCTTACTGTTAAAATCTCAAGGGCTTCTCCTTCAGCAATTCACCATGTCCCTTGAAAGATAATGGTATAAACTTACATGTTTTCAGGTTGCCAAGGAGAGTGCAGATGTGATAGTTCTTGATGACAATTTTACAACTATAATAAATGTTGCAAGGTGGGGTCGTGCGGTTTACATAAACATCCAAAAGTTTGTGCAGTTTCAGTTGACTGTCAATATTgttgctttggtcatcaactttGTTTCAGCATGTATTACAGGTGTGGGCATCATCTATAGTATTCTTTCTCCAATGCCAGTATGCCACGATCATTCAATTAGTGAATTCCTTGATATCCCCTATCGAAATGATAATATTTTGACTCTCGTATCACAGGGAGTGCTCCTCTCACAGCGGTGCAACTGTTGTGGGTCAATATGATTATGGATACATTGGGAGCTTTAGCTCTAGCAACAGAGCCTCCAAATGATGACATGATGAAGAGGCCGCCTGTTGGGCGAGGGGAAAGTTTCATTACCAAAGTCATGTGGAGAAATATCATTGGGCAAAGTTTATATCAGTTGGTTGTACTTGGAGTTCTCATGTTTGCAGGGGAACAGTTTCTGAGTATCAAGGGTGCAGATTCCAAATCTGTTATCAATACACTCATATTCAACTCCTTTGTGTTCTGCCAGGTGAGCGCATTATAACTGTTATCAATACACTTTCATTCCTAGCGCAGTAGTGCCTACGTCCACTTcagacatgttttttttttacccTAGCTTACATTGATAACCTGTTTGTCTGCATCATAAACAAATAATAGTGTTATATGCAGTCTCGGGTTGGGAAAAGATGTCTACATTTGAATGGTAATCTCTGATCAGTGATAACATATGATCTGATGAGCCTGAACTTATGTTGTCTCAGGTGTTCAACGAAATAAACAGCAGGGAAATGGAGAAGATTAATGTTTTTCGTGGTATGGTCACCAACTGGATCTTTATTGCAATCATAGCTGTGACAGTCGTATTTCAAGTGGTGATCATAGAATTCCTCGGCACTTTTGCAAGTACTGTTCCACTTAACTGGCAGCATTGGCTGCTAAGCATTGGCCTTGGATCGGTCAGCTTGATTATCGGTGCCATCTTGAAGTGCATACCAGTTACCAAATCAAATGAAGTTCCTGCAAGTCCAAATGGCTATGCGCCGCTTCCCAGCGGTCCTGATGACATATAGCTGAAGAAGAGTGATGGAAAAGGAATTGCATTTGGTAGCAAGAAACCCTTGTCCCGCAATTACACGTTTTTCCCCCCTGTTTGCTGTTGCTGCTATGTAAAAAAGATGGTGATGAGCACAATGCAGAGCAATATTTTCATGGGTCATGGCCCTCATGGAAACGAAGTTTTCTTGACTGATCCAAGCACATTTATTTTGTATAGGAAGAAAAAGCACACTAACATGACTAGCAAAATTCGAATTTACAGAGCTGAATGCCTCTTTATATTATACTTTAAAGTGGAAGTACATAGTAACAGGAACATTGCAACGTTGTCTAATGAAAAAACAGAAACATTGCATCATCAGTAGGATCATGATCGAAGTGATACTAAGCTGCTAGTCGCCGATTTCTACAACACCCTAAACCACTGAATACCAAATCCCCTACAAGCTACAATTTATCAGCTTGCGTCAGTGTCGCCTTTCGGATCATCGTCGttgttgttctcttgcacaCCGTCGCTGGGCTCTGGTTTCGGATCGCTGTTCTCCTGCACACCATCACACATGGTCTGTAGAAACGAGAAGGCGTTGCTATTACCATCCATGATCCATCCATCGTCCACGTCCAGCTGCAGCAAATGCTCCGCGGTGAACACATAGTCAGAGTCTTCCAGCTTCAATTCTTGCGCGGTAAACTCCACGTCTTCTACAACCACCTCCAATGGCTGtggctcgtcgtcgtcggccctGATGTATACGCCGCCATGGACGCCGCCGGCGCATTGGTATTGGTAACCCCCGTCGCCTGCCTGTTGTTCCATCATGGGTTGGTGTTGCCAAGCGGCGGCCAACGCTTCCGCTGTCAGCTCGGTCACCGGCACAGCCGCAGCAGTCTGGGACGACGTGGTGGCATAGGAGCACCCGACGTCCGgaggcgccggcgccggagcagcggtggtggtggcaTAGGAGGAGGAGAACCCGCGGACGTCGGGCGCCGCCGTCCAGTAATCCGCGTCGAAGTGGTGTTCCTCCTGCTGGCGCGGCGGCACGCGCTCCCGCTGCCTCTTGTTGCACGGGGCCGGCACGTCGTTGGCCTCGAGCTGCTGCTGGAGCTCgtcgccgtccgccgccgccgccgccaccgccaccgtcgCCTTGGGTCTGAGGTGCAGCCTGCAGAGCACCCTGATGCCGTCCTCAGCGGTGGCGTCGTTCCAGACGGTGCCGAACTCCTCCATGAGCCACGTGGccttgccgccgccggcgggccGGAACTCGAAGGACTGGCGATACCCGACGCCGCGGACGGGGATCCGCTTGCCGGACCCATGCCACGTGCCGAGTGCCCCGACGGCGCGGTTCATCCGCTTGCTGCTGGCGTTGCCGTCCTTCCAGCGGGCGACGGAGAGGAAGTACCAGTTGCCGTCGTCGTGGGCGATGTGCTGGAACCGCGACGCCAGCGTGCGGGGGTCCTCGCCGTACACGTCCGCCGCCGCCATGATGCCGTAGAACTCGCCGGGCGACTGGTGCCCCGGCTCCGTCGCCACCCAGGGCTCGAGGTAGCACTGGATCAGCTCCCGCGGCGTCGGCTTGAAGCGGTACCCCGGTGGCACGTTCACGTTCGGCCACCGCGGCGGCGCGTGCTCCACCATTCCTTCGCCggccatcgtcgtcgtcgttgttcTTGGACTCAGCGTGCGCGTGGGCTTGGCCGCGTGGGTGCTGCCGTGCTGATCTGCCTGGTAGAGATATAGTGTTTTCCCCGTACTAGTCCGATTCGAAACCGTGCTCCAAGTAGAGATCGACTCGGTTGCAAAAAAGGCAcggccgcgcgcgcgcgggagaagctctgaatccgaatccgaatccgaatccgaatcaggaaaaaggaaaaaaaggccGGGTCATCATGGGCCGAGGCCCATTTGTGTCTCCTTTTGCGGAATCGTCATCATGGGCCGGCTACAGGGCAGAATTAGTACAGCCGAagcaaaaagaaataataaacCGGAAGCAAACCAAATTCTTCACCCTGTTCGTGTATCTGTTGTCAGCTCGGGTTTTTGCTTCCGTCGGCGTCTGCGATTCgtgcggcggcgggggcggcggcggtgagGGAAGCGGGCGAGACGAGGGATCAGCCGCGATGGGGAAGCAGAAGGGGCGCGCGTCCAGCAGCGGCATGGCGGCGTCGCTGGTGCCGCACGCCCAGGGCGCCGTCCCCACCGTCGGTTTCGGCGGCTACCATGGCGCCGTCCGTGTTGAGCCCGCTGCGCCCTCCGACCCAGACGCCCCGATTCGCCTTACCCCAGTAAGGCccctctctctctgtctctctgtctCTCTCCTTAGTGAGTCACTACTAGTGGAATAGTTTGTCATATTAGCTTTGTGGGAGGGATACTTGGGCCCCAAATTCGGTGCTTCCTATCTGCGCAGCCAGCATCTAGTGTTTATTTGTCCTCTGTGATAGCAGTTAGACGAATTATCTTTCAGTTTTAGCATCGGTAGGGAGTTGGACCTAAATCTGTAGGTGTAATAACAGTATCTTTCATTCTATTTGGTACCATAAACAACATGCACACGCTATACCTATCCGTTTGAGTCCAGCAGCATCTAGCTTCACATGGCACCACTAACAGCCTTTGTGTTCACTAGCTCTGGTTTTAGTTTGCCTCAGTTGTGGCTTCAGGCTTATTGACATTCTCATACCTTATTTCTATATGATTATATGAAGGATGTGGATGGTGAAGTGCTTCAGAACCTAAAGAGGTTAGGAAGGAAAGATCCAACAACAAAGGTCAGATTGCTAGTCATATTCCTTCCGCAGGCCTTTATTTTTTCCCCTCAATATATTGTATGtcattcgcaaaaaaaaaaaaaaaaaggaaaaaaagagtaTTGTATGTCACATTCCTTTCATATGCCTTTCCCCCCCTCAATATATTGTATAGTACCACTTGTGCTCTTGTGCTGAGAATGTTTAGTTAAGATCCTTTCACCATACCATTGTTTTCTGTCAATTGCTCAGTTTTTATATAACAAGAATTTAGCCCTTCTTACACAAATTCATGCAATAAAAGAGAGTAGCTGTGCTGTTAAATCTGAGGTTCCATCATTATCTTTCAGAGGAGATGCTACAATTTCCAAAAAACTTCTGTTTTCTCCTACCATTTTCTTCCTAGAATGTTAcaccctttcttttttttttagaaaaagggAATATGTAATGAAAAAGCATCTATAACGTTGCTGCTGTACTGTACTATGTGTTTTTATTAAAGAATCCGCTCTACTATGCATTACCTCTCTCTTTTCTATTCTTCAATGCAGCTCAAGGCCTTATCTGCTCTCTCTACACTCTTTGGACAAAAACCTGGTGAGGAAGTTGTGCAGATTGTTCCACAATGGGTATTTCTTTTCTCGATTCCTCTGTTGCATTTTCATCCTGATCTTATATTGTCATGGCCCTTATCAGAGTAAAACTGGCAACTTTCTTATGCCATACTTTGTACAATTTTCATGTCTATATGAGAATATGTCTAGTATCAAAGTAAATATTCTGGCATACACATTTATATGGTATATATGGAAGGTTTTGTATCATAACCTAATACTCATGTGGAGCTCTACTTTCCTACAATCAAATGGCATAAGGACTTGTAGTCTCTTTGTTGGTGTGAGTATATTGTTTCCTTGTAATCGATTAATGCCTTAAGTTTGTCGCTGACTTGTTAAATGAGATCCTATCATTGCAAGACTAGCGTTTAGACTTTCTGGTGTATCTCATGTTAGTTCTATATTTGCTTATGTTCCTAGTAAGGTTGAATACTTGTTAATGTgaagaaagggaaaggataacatgGTTTGATGCTATATTATCTTCTTTCTGTTTAGGCATTTGAGTATAAGAGGCTGCTACTTGACTATAACAGAGAAGTTCGCCGTGCTACTCATGAGGCCATGTCTAGCCTCATCACAGCAATCAAGTATGCCCATCTCTTTCCATTAAACTGAGGTCCAACTGGTCTATGCTGTTTATTTCTGGTTCCTTGTTGGTTTTGGTCCAGTTAGAAAAGATCTAAGACCCCAACAAGACTCAGTAGATTTCCATTTATTGTATTTTTTGGCAACCTTTAAATGGATGCCTCTAAATCCATTGTTTCAGGAAAGGTATAGCACCACATCTGAAGTCCTTGatgggtccttggtggttttctCAGTTTGATCCTGCTCCTGAGGTTGCTCAGGCTGCTCGACGTTCATTCGAGGTGAGTTCTATTAATATTCCTTCTCTGATTAATGTTAATAGGTGCAAGTCACTTAAGCTGGACATCTATCTAGATTTGCTGCAGCCACTCTTACCTGGAATACTAGATTAAAAGTACTAAACTCACTGAGGGCTTGTTTGGATATATAGGGAGAATCCATCTCCATCCAAGTAAGCTCTTGTTTTGGAAAGGGGttctcaaaataaaaaaaaaaatcaaaacaaaaAACTAGACAATTAACTGCAATGAATGGACCATTGATATAGAAGCATTAAATGTTCAGATACATCACATGTTTTTGAGGTAAATATCTTTGCATTTAGGGCCCTTTTGGAACGCAGTTGTATAGGAATTTCACAGGAATCAGTTCATTCTCACAGGAAAAATGCAGGAAATGGGGAAAAAAAATCCTGCATTCCAAAGGTCAGGTCATTGTATTCAGTTATTAAGCAAGAATGATGGATTGATGTTTACCTGTCTAAAACTCTCTTATCGTGAACCTCACTGCACTCTGCCAAACAGAATTGGTGGAACAGTATTGCACAGAACTGAGCTACACGTCGCCCTAGCTTATGCAAATGAACATAACCAACCTtcatcaaaaaagaaaaaaaaaagtaatgaGTTCACTTAAAAAGAAAGTCCTAATAGATGTTTCTGTAAACTCATTCATTTTGAAGGGTCAGGTTGTATCTCATCTCAATTATATAAGAACAGGGCTCATGGGTTTATCCTCATCGGCTAGCTTACATTTGTTCCATTGAACCTTGTCCAAACTGGCTGTGATTCTTTGTAGTTCTTTTTTCTTGTTTGAAATTGTTGAAAAGGAATATTTCTAACCAGAGTCTTCCTCCATTCTTTGTTATATATTGGTTTGTTTACACATTTCACTCATTTTTGTAGGCAGCATTCCCACAGTCAGAGAGAAGACTGGATGCATTAATGTTATGTGTGAAGGAAACATTTCTTTACCTAAATGAGAACTTGAAGCTAACGCCACAAGCTTTGTCTGACAAGGCTACACCAATGGATGAACTGGAAGATATGCATCAGAGGGTATGCTTTCTGGTCTTCCATTGTACTAAATGTGGTGTAATGATCAGCCGGCTTCCCTTTGCAAAATGTTCTCTTTCCATGTGCAATCTGTTTCAAGATATTTTCAGCTAATACAAAAGGATTTAACAATCTTGTAAAAAGTGCGATTGATTTATACCCTTTCTTTTCTTAGTGATTACTCAACTGATGCTATATTTCAGCAATAATAATCACTGCCTCAGTGCCCCCATTGTCCCTTTAGAAAGAAGGGTGGAAGTCTGTATCTTCAAATACTTGTTCTATTTTCTGAGGATTGTTCATGTTATTTCGTTGCTCTAGGGGTTGTAGACGTGGTCATTGATTCCTTGCATCCCACACTTCCTGTTTGCAAGTTCATACCATGTTTCTAATACTTCCTGCCCATTTTCCTCTTCTCTGCAGGTAATGTCATCATCACTGTTAGCTATGGCAACTCTTATAGAAATTTTACTAGGAGTGAAATTGCAAAATTGTGATGGTGACAGTACCAATACTGAAAACAAGAATCTGTCAAAAGTTAGGTTAACTATACTTTCTTCTGCTGAAGCTGCATTTTGTATGCATAAATGTTTTCTTGACGTCCTCAAGTCAAAAAGTTCTGTTATACGGTCAGCTACATACTCACTGCTTACAAGTTATATCAAACATGTTCCTCATGTTTTTGATGAAGAAACCATGAAGAAACTTTCTCCAACTCTACTTGGTGCATTCCATGAGAAGGATGCATCATGTCACTCTTCTATGTGGGATACAATTCTTGTTTTCTCTAGAAAGTTTCCAGAGGCTTGGTCATATTGCAATATTCACAAAGTTGTCCTCAGTCGGTTTTGGCATTTCCTACAAAACGGATGTTATGGTTCcaaacaagtttcatatcctCTTCTAGTTCAGTTTTTGGACTCTGTGCCACCTAAAGCAGTCATGGGACAACAATTTGTTTTTGATTTTTTGCATAATCTTTGGGCTGGAAGGAACCAGAGGCAGTTATCAGCTGCTGATAGTTTGGCTTTCTGTGGTGCCTTTAAACAGAGTTTTTTGTATCTTCTAAAGAATGCATCAAGGTATCCTTTATGAATTAGTTTGAATTGCAATTATCTTTCAAGCTCTCGAGTTTCTGTGTCATTACCTGATTTTCTTTTTACAGATATACTGGAGATTCTTCAGATGATATGCCTATCAAGCTTATAACTGATGTACTTGCTAAAATAGTTTGGCGTGACTACCTTTTATTGTCTGGAGACACAACTAGTGGCGGTGTTCTGTTATCTCATAAAACTTCAGGGTTAGCTGCGAACATGCACTACCCAACATACTATCTTCAGGATTTGAAGAAATGCATCATTGAAATACTAGATGTGATTGCAGATACAGAAAATCATTTACTTAATATTTCTTGTCAGTCGCTTTTAAGGGACTGTTTGGACATAATTCAACAAGGGGAGAAGCTTTCCAAGTTTCAGAATCACGCAGAACAACTTGTGTCGTTCTTTCTATCTTTGGATCAAATTGTTGTATGCAAAGGTGAAATATGGCCACTGGAAAGATTAGCAAAACCACTGGTTGAGCAATCTTTGCCAGCTATCAAGTTCATGGTAAGATCAGACACTCAATTTTAGGATGAATATTACGTAATCTTAATTCTACTTGTATATTCTCTCCAATAAGAGAATGGAAGTTGTTTTAGGATTATTGTTAGTAAAAATTTATTAACTTAGACCATCAACAAATAAATTACATATATCGACAGTGCAAGAGTAGTGCAACTAGAGTTCATcataaaaaatactttcataatataAACACTCCTTTGAACAGCAGATTATCATAAACGCAAGATTCATGTAACTAGATTCATCATGAAACTTGCATTCATAATATGTTCCCGCTTGGCCTCTTATTTGTATAGTGTATTTTCATAAATGACCTTTTTTTTAATCAGACGTAATAGTGTAGTTATATGTTGTCATGGGACTTAAACATGAAATTCATGGCTACACTCCACTACAAATATAAAATACTAAGATTGATCCAGTGATTTATATGATATAGTTTAAATTTGTACTGAATAGACAACGATTGAGATCCCATTTCCCCTTATCCAAATAGGCTCTAAAAGTTTCACACTGATAAATATCATGAGCATGTAGAATGGATAGAGGAGTCAGGTGTTCAGCAAGTGTTACATTCTCTTTTACAAATGGTATCAGTGATATGTAAATGATTTTTGTTACCTAATACATCCAGAAACACGAGTGCCACCTAAAGCCAGAAATTTTAGCCTACAACTTGCTTGGGACTAAATATATTCTGTTGTTGTAATAAACCCAAAACATCAGTGCCTCCTTTGGACCACCAACTTGTGAATTATATAAATCTTGTTGAATTAGAAATCCATTGGGATAAGACCCATTCTTCTTATATGCTGGTAGAGCAAGCATTTGCTTAGAGATTTTTTTAGCACCAAGTTTAGCCCACTTTCCTTCAATCTGTATCATTCAACAACACAGACGGTGTGGATATTGAGACAAAGCTATCTTGGTTTTGAATTCATGCTGCAAGATGTAGACATGCAACTTACTTATCAGTTGAAATTGATTCTGTAAAACATTGTGCTATTGGTGCAGGACACTCCATGCCTTGTTAAGCTTCTTTCAATTTTGGTTGAAATATTTGGGCCCACCCCCTTATTTTTGAAGAATCATAAGTCAAATGATGAAGAGTTGGATATCAAGTCTTATCTGGAGTTTTTCAATTATGAATTGCTCCCTTGGTGTTTGGATGGAAAATATAGCACCTGTAATTCAAAGATCGATTTGTTGCTTTCCTTATTTCAAGATGAATCCTTCTTTGACCAATGGTGTTCCATCGTCAAATGTACCACAGCTGAACAAACGCATTCCGTTGATGATAAGACCTCAAACATTATGGGACAATTTGAATTGCTTACGCTGTTACTTCAGAAAATCAGGGAAAGAATTGCTGGGGGAAAGCTAAGAAACTTACAGGAAAATGGTTATCTTCCGGAACATTGGCGTCATGATATATTAGATTCTACTGCAGCTTCTGTCTTCTGTGATTTGCCTGCTTCAGATTGTCATGTTAGTTTTATATGGTATGTGCTTCAACCCCTTGTATTTCCTTTCTAAATGTTTTGTTTCCAGGCACCAGCGCATTGGTTTGCTTCTCTTTCAGTTGCTGGTGGATGTGGGGACCTGTTATACCTGTCCCCTTAACCACTGATTTATGAGGGCTAGTCCACACTTGTAATATTAAAATTTTAGTCATTCATCTTAGGCCCTATTTGGATCCCATTCTCATAGTGATTCTCGATAGTGATGTAGAATTTGGATTCGAGATAAGAAAAAATGAGGGGTGTTTGGATCATGGATTGTTGTCTTTGCATAGTGAGAATCTCCACAGTTGGGTTTGGGTAGATAGTTGGATTGTAGAATCTCATTCTAGAATCCAAAAGTTTGGTTCTCGTAATCTCATTCTCATTTATCAGGGCCTTAATAAGGTGCTACTGTAGTGGTGATTGTCATTTAACATTTCATGAATGCATGTTTGAACTTGTATGTGTTAAATTTCAGTGCTGCACTTGGTGGCTCAGATCAAGAGGATCAAATCTGCTTTCTTTCTCCTGAGACTGTTTGTAAAATTCTCGGATCCATTTTAAAGAATTTGGCACTGGTACTCATGGCATCAACTTTTGAGTGGGCAAGGTTagcacattctttgttgcctgctGAACCTGAGCACTTGAAGGTTCTAGAAGAAAATTCCTCAATAATTAACTTTGAGATGGCTCGATCTGCCTTTAAAGTTCTTCAGGGTAGCTTGTTTTCACTTCGGAGACTTGAGGAAAATTCTGTATTTCCTTCTATTCTGGCAGCTCTCTTTGTCATTGAATGGGAATGTAGCATGTCTTTAGCTCTTGTTGAAGAAAATTATTTGGAAGGTCATGTAGAAGATACGGAAGTTGGTGTTTCTATGTCCAGCAGTTCAAAAAGTTATTTGGATGAGAAAATGCATTTGAAGGCTAACCTTGCAGAAAGCATACATGCTTTTCGCCAAAGCTTAAGTCCATCCTTTTGGAATAATCTTCACTCATGCACATCGAATAGATTGGCAAATATTCTAGCTCAGTGTGTCAGGTATGCTGTATTTCAGACTAGAGACTTGCATGCGGAAAGGACAGCAATCTTATGTTCCGAGTGGGTGGTGGACATGTTGAAGCTCATATGTCTTGATCACAGAAACTTGCAAAGTTTTTTTGATCTTTTATTATCTGAGGGAGAATATTGGCCGCTCTGGCTGATGCCATCTTTACAAAATGGGCATGCATCTGTGAAGGTCCAGCTGGATCCAGATATTACAGATGAAATTGTAAGAGATCTTTTCTCTGCCAGCCCTCCCCCATAAGTTCATGCTTCAACTTAGCACAACAAATATTTAGTTAAACCTTTTTATGGAGACACTGGTCTTATCTTATGACATTTCTATGTAGTTCTTAGCTAAAGATGTTGCTTATCTGTCATAAATAGTATTTACCCTAAAAAATACTTGATTTGTGCTGTTCCGTCAACTATCTGAATTTTGTGTTTGGGAGTTGTGAAATTACACTTCATTTGCAAGAGTTGTTAGTCACTATAGTAGATCTGGTGAACTAAAtgaataattcctttgttgcaGGAACTGAAACACGAACGATTTGTTGCCTTTGTTGATAGGCTTATTCTCAAACTTGGCTTTAGTGAAGTGGTTTTAGGTATTCCAGGAAATATGCAGTCTGCCACATCACAATCAATTGATATCACTTCACCCGTCTCTTCCTTGTCCAGAGCATGGGTGGCTGGTGAGGTCCTTTGCACTTGGACATGGAAAGGCGGCTGTGCACTAAAAACATTCTTACCTTCGCTGGTTCAGTACATGAAAGACGAATCATATCCTGAGATCAGCATTGTGCCCTTGTTGCTTGATACACTGTTAGGTGGAGCCCTTATGCATGAGAGTGGTCCATGGGTACTGTTTAATGCTTGGCATCTTTCTGACAACGAAATTGATAAAATTCAAGATCGTTTTCTCCGTGCTCTTGtgtctttgttatttactattaATACAAATGATCGTCTCTGGAGAGAATCTGAGGCACTTGTATTTTTTGAGCAACTATTGAGCAATCTTTTCATTGGCTCatcagttaatagaaaatgccTGAAGATACTACCCTATGTTATGACCTCCATCATAAAACAGTTCTCAGCCTTGAACAGAGGTTCTTCGTATGCTGATTTGGTGGGGAAAAGTATACAGAGTTGGCTTGATGCAGCCATCTCTTGTCTGTCATCCAGCCCAAGGGAGATACCTGTACAAGGTAGGTTGCATTAGAATTCTTATATTTGATAATGCAGGTGCAATATTGCCTTTACAATCATGTAATACGGTCTCTTACTTTGTCAGATATTGAGGACTGGATGCAAGTGGTGTTGTCTTGCTTTCCATTGAGGATAACTGGAGGAGCCCAGAAATTGGTAGTTGTGGTTGAGCGAGAGATCAGTGATACAGAAAGGTCACTAATGCTGACTCTGTTTCAGAAATACCAAATTTTCTATGGTAGTACAGCTTCATCATTGTTCACTACTGAAACTACAGTATCAACGACAGTTGAATTACTGGGAGTGAAACTGACAGCTGTTGTGGTTGGGTATTGCTGGAGAAACCTTCAGGAGAATGATTGGCATTTTGTGTTCCGCATGGTATTCAAGTGTATTGAATCATCTGTTTTGCTTGTGGAAGAAATGACTGATGGCATAAATGATGCCACAATAAACCAGGTATCAAGTAAAGATGCCTTGGAGAAGCTTGAGTTAGTGGTTGGCACTACAGATAAGTTAACATTAAGCCTTGCAGAATCTGCTTTGGTTACAATGTGTCACCTCAACCATCTTTGTAATATCCAAGAAGCAGAAAATTCCCAGAGTGTACAGCTTATTAGATCAGGGGACTATGCTGAGAGTAGTGACAAGATGCTAGAGAGTATCCTCCGTTTGTTCTTGGCCTCTGGTGTTTCAGAGGCAATTGCGAAATCTTGCAGTGAAGAGGCTTCATCTGTCATAGGTTCTAGTCGGCATGCTTATTTGCACTTTTGGGAACTTGTGGCATCATTCATAAAAAATGCTCCACTGCAAATTAGAAAGTCTGCACTGGAGTCCATGGAACTCTGGGGACTGACCAAGGGTTCCGTCAGTGGATTATATTCGATTCTTTTCTCCTCACAACCAATATTTCACTTACAGCTTGCAGCTTTCTCTCTACTTCTGTCTGAGCCCTTCTGTCAACTTTCACTGGTTAAAAATTGTTCAATGGGAGAAAATTGCTCATCTGTTCAGCAATCTGGCATAAGCCAAAGTGCTGAGTTGATGCCAGATTCAGAGAAGACAGTGCATCTAAGAGATGAACTTTCAGACTTAATTGAGTTCCCGACATATGAACTTCTCAAAACTGATCTGACAGCTCGAGATAGGGTATACtgtattttctttatttagtgATTCTAAATTCAAAAGCATTTTTTCTTAGCTTGTGTGCTAATGGTCTGTTGGTGGTTTCTTTCACTAGGTTGATGTATTCATTGCCTGGGCATTGTTGCTGTCCCACCTGCAGATACTACCCGCATCTTCCAGTATCAGGGGAGATGTGCTTCAATATATACAAGAAAAGGTCAGTCCGTGCATATTGGATTGCATTTTCCAGCATATCCCAGTAAAGGCTGCTGCACCGAGTGGGAAGAAAAAGGATACTGAGCTAGCGCCTGAAGCAGAAGCTGCTGCCAAAGCTTCGAAGAATGCCATAGCTACTTGTTCTTTGCTTCCGTACTTGGAATCTCTTTGGCCCATTGGGACTTTGCAAATGGCCTCACTTGCGGGCTCATTGTACGGGATGATGATTAGGCTGCTGCCTTCTTTTGTGCGCACATGGTTTACTACCTTGAGAGACCGTTCAT is a window from the Sorghum bicolor cultivar BTx623 chromosome 5, Sorghum_bicolor_NCBIv3, whole genome shotgun sequence genome containing:
- the LOC8069283 gene encoding NAC domain-containing protein 2; its protein translation is MAGEGMVEHAPPRWPNVNVPPGYRFKPTPRELIQCYLEPWVATEPGHQSPGEFYGIMAAADVYGEDPRTLASRFQHIAHDDGNWYFLSVARWKDGNASSKRMNRAVGALGTWHGSGKRIPVRGVGYRQSFEFRPAGGGKATWLMEEFGTVWNDATAEDGIRVLCRLHLRPKATVAVAAAAADGDELQQQLEANDVPAPCNKRQRERVPPRQQEEHHFDADYWTAAPDVRGFSSSYATTTAAPAPAPPDVGCSYATTSSQTAAAVPVTELTAEALAAAWQHQPMMEQQAGDGGYQYQCAGGVHGGVYIRADDDEPQPLEVVVEDVEFTAQELKLEDSDYVFTAEHLLQLDVDDGWIMDGNSNAFSFLQTMCDGVQENSDPKPEPSDGVQENNNDDDPKGDTDAS